The nucleotide sequence TAATAAACTTTTAAGTGTGTTGTTTTGAATTAAAATTGTGCATATTTTTTGGAGAAAGTTCTTGTCATCTTTCCGAGTATATGCTGGAAATGCCCTCAGCATCGGCAACTTGTCATGCggttaattacacagaaagataCGGGGGGCAGATATTGGGCACAGAGcagcagacacaaaaaggggtggaAATAACTCAAGTCTGAAACTTGTCAGCAGcagtgccagtcatcaaggcttctatgaattgagATTAATGCCCTCTCAGCAGCTGAGACTTCCAAATCACATCCAGGCCTTTGTAAATGGTGTACGACTGGCCACCTATATAAGCTCAAGATCAAATTCTTCTGAAGGGACATtgctccatccaggaattatatcaaaatcatcctTGGTTTCATTTAAGAAATCTTTGAGGGCTCAAACGtgctgactgctttctctgtccactccgtcgtcaccccctcccccttcctgttCCCTTCAGGATGGGAGGGGGGAACAACAGAAGTAAAGGGGCTGGAAAAGGGAGTAGagtgcctcttctttcttctgccacAGCTTCAGCCTCAATCTGCCCTGCAGGCTATTTATGAGGGGAGGgactgaagcaggaccagagagagagagctgagactGAAGAAAGGCACCGTTGTAGCTTTCTTCAAAAGATCGAACTAGATGGTGGCAAACTTCAGAgatgttgattctgtggcaggCTGTCAATTGTGCAGAGACAAGCTAATTACGTGGTTCCTCCTGCAGTCCACGGTCACGGGAGGCTAGGGGGCGCTGGTTATAATAAATGAGAATTTCTGCACAGTTGGCGGCACAGCTGGAAGCTCCATGAATCACCACCCTTGCCTGGCTGTCTCTGGAAGCCCTGCAGAATCCGCAGCTCAGTAGGCACCAGTGCCTTCTTGCACATGGCCTGCACCGACCCTCCACAGCGGACAAAACCTCCTTAGGGCTGTGCTTCAGCCTCTCTCGCTAGACTTTGGCCCAAGTGATTCCATTTGCACAAGCAGCACTGGTGGGGTTGATCCTAGGGTGATACTTACAGTAGCAGATCAATATGTTCTGAAGTCATATATTACTACTGCTAAACATGATTAAGAGAACGGAGACCAGCAGGCCCTGAGAAGGAACCCAAGTCACGGTTTCTAAATTAGTAAGCAATATTATCTATAGCAAGATGTGCTGTGCTTGCTTGCAGGCTTGAGGAATATTTATGCAACCAAACCCTGACATAAATACTGTTTCTAGACAAAGGATGTAAGTTTTACTGAATGCAATAGGATTTCGGAATGCCCACCGAGAGCTTCCTCAAAGCATGGCCTTCTCCCTGTGATATCACTTGCACCAAAGCTTCGCAGCCTTATCCAGCCAAAAAAGGAGCCTGGTATATTTTGAGAATAACCCAAGCCTCCACATCCCAGCAATGCATGCCTCAGGCAAGCAGTGGTGGCCCTTGCGTCAGCCTGCCCTGCCCCCGCTGCTCTTGACATGCTGCCCTTTGCACTTCTGACTTCAGGTGTCTCAGTTGGCGGCAGCAGCGTATCGTGCTCCTGccgccatcactgcagcaccagAACAAGCTCCTTCTGTCattgctgctgggggggggggggggggggggagcctgttGATGAAATTCAGTCAAGGGGCAcctcataagaaaatgccatactgggtcagaccaagggtccatcaagcccagcatcctgtttccaacagtggccaatccaggccataagaacctggcaagtacccaaaaactaagtctattccatgtaaccattgctagtaatagcggtggttattatctaagtcaacttaattaatagcaggtaatggacttctccaagaatttatccaatccttttttaaacacagctacactaactgcactaaccacatcctctggcaacaaattccagagctttattgtgcgttgagtgaaaaagaactttctccgattagttttaaatgtgccccatgctaacttcatggagtgccccctagtccttctattatctgaaagagtaaataaccgattcacattaacataactgattcacattaacatCAAGGGGTCTTCTGCTAATAGCATCTGAAAAATAAACTTTTATTGCAACAGTTAGGGTGGCCTGGTTGATCCTAATCGTTCCTGCCATAGCTGTGTTTTCACTGCACTTCTCTCCATCACCAACTCCCTTTGCTGCTTTCTCAGGTGTGATTTTATCAATGGATAATTTATCACATTGAGTATATTTAAATGTCGTCTCTCACGCAGGGCAGTCTTAGCGGGAATGATACTCACTTATAAGTCATTGTATGTTGGGGATTATCTCAGTCTCTCATCTTTAATGCTGgtgcccttcttaatacttgcgttataccaaaaaaaaaaaaaaaaaaaaaaaaagcttccttctGCAGCTCATAGGGTGCGAAATGTACAAGCAACACATCAAGGTGTGTCTGGAACTTCTTTTTAATCAGGTCACTGGTGCCCAATAAAACTGGGACTGTTTctgtttccttctctctccaccctttTCTTGGTGCttctgccaatttttttttttttttacttgtgtgcTGGGTTGATTCTTTAAAAAGATTCTCtcacttgttttttttaaattccgtTGTCTCTTTCCCTTCATGTTCTGGTAGACTCTCACTTATTCTTTCTATTCTTATGAACACTTGGTCCAAGGTTAAGAATGGTGCTTGTGGCCATTCAACTCCATACTGCCCCACTTTCTGGGGTATTTGTGTCTGCTGATGCTGTCTTATGACTGGAGGAGTTACAcaaatacattatacatacaaAGTAATTATTGTAAGACCCATATCTCCTTCATCTCTAGGAatgtgccttcttggcttaaactGGTTCTTACAGATTATCAGGCGGGCATACAGAAGTTGTCTCTCTTTTACATTCAGCTGGTTGAGATTTTTCTGGGTGCAGTCTACCTTTGTAAAAAAGGGTGGAGATTACAAGTTTTTTTTGATTGCCTGAATCTTATTCCTTGCTGTTaaaacacttttcaatatcagttTCACTCTCCTGCAGTACTCTTTGCTGACCTTTTCTCTCAGTGATTTGTGCTGGATTGTTGTACCTTAGAACATAAAACCTGACATACTAGGTCAGAGTAAGGGTcaatgaagcccagtatcctgtttaaaAACAGTGGCTAATTCAGGCCACACGTACCTatcaggatcccaaatagtataTAGATTCTTTGTTGCTTACATcaagggataagtagtggctttcctcacatctacctggttaataacatttatttacttattcctatatatttatatacatcttCCTGCTCTAGCTACTTTATATTACAGGGCTCACTCTGTTGGATGCTTTCGGTTTTGCTTAGTTTTCCTCTATGGAAATTTGTCTTTTCACATTAGTCCAGACTATTTATCGCATGTGGATCATTTGGTGCCTTTTCAGATATGTTAGCCGAGTGAAACTTTGATTGCACTCACAACATGTGTACGGCCTCTCTCCTGTGTGAATCCTTTGGTGCCTTTTCAGGTCTGCTCGACTAAGGAAGTTTTTATCACACTGGGTACATGTAAAGGGTTTCTCCCCAGTGTGGATTCTTTGGTGAATTTTCAGATGTCCCAACTGAACAAAACTCTTGCTACACTCAGTACATGTGAATGGCTTCTCCCCTGTATGGATTCTTTGGTGAATTTTTAGATGCGACAGAAAAATAAAGCTTTTATCGcactcagtacatttaaatggtttctcttccATGTGACTCTTTTGGTGGCCTTTCAGATGTGCTAAATAAATGAAGCTTTTTTCACACACAGAGCATATAAATGGTTTCTTTTCACTGTGTGTTTTTTGATGTATTGCTAAGGATTCCTTGTGAGAAAAAGTTTTCTTACATTCAGTACACAGAAAAGGTTTTTCCAgcgtgtggattctctggtgtaattTCAGGCTTAACTTCTGTTTGAAACATTTTCCGCACAGAGAGCATGGAAAGGGTCTCTCCCCAGTGTGGGTTCTCTGATGCAAAAATAAACTATATTTCCTATCAAAGCTTCTTCTGCAGGTGTCACACAGAAAGGatttcttctctttccccccTGTCTGCTGGGGATCCAAAGTAATTTGATCACTGTTATCATTCTGGAAGGTTCTCTCAGATTCCAGCTGTCTCTGGTGGGGGTCAGAAGACACTTTATCACTGTTGGTATTCTGGAAGGGTCTCTCTTCTCTCAGATCTCTCTGGTGGAGGTCAGAAGCCATTTGGTTACTGTCATTATTTTGGCAGGATCTCTCTGATCTCTGATGTTTCTGAAGGAGGTCAAAAGTCATGCGATCACCCTTACTGTGGAAAGATCCCTCTACTCTCAGGTGTCTTTGGTGGAGGGTAGACGTCATATGACCACTATTACTTTGTAAGGGTCTCTCTGTTCTGAGGTGTCTCTGGAGgaggtcagaagtcatttgatcactgttatgAATTTGGAAGGGTCTCTCTGCACTCAAGCCTCTCTGGTAGAGGCTAGAATTCATGTGAGCACTGTTATGACTTTGAAAGAGTCTCTCGGCTCTCGGGTGTCTCTTGTGGAGCTCAGAAGTCATTTGAGCACTGTTATTACTTTGGAACGGTCTCTCTGCTCTCTGGTGGAGATCAGAAGTCATgtgatcactgttattactcgggaagggtctctctgctctcTGGGGGAGGTCAGAAGTCATgtgatcactgttattactcgggaagggtctctctgctctcaggTGGAGATCAGAAGTCAAGTGATCATTGTTATGACTTTGAAAGAGTCTCTCGGCTCTCGGGTGTCTCTTGTGGAGCTCAGAAGTCATTTGAGCACTGTTATTATTTTGGAACGGTCTCTCTGCTCTCAGGTGGAGATCAGAAGTCAAGTGATCATTGTTATGACTTTGAAAGAGTCTCTCGGCTCTCGGGTGTCTCTTGTGGAGCTCAGAAGTCATTTGAGCACTGTTATTACTTTggaagggtctctctgctctcTGGTGGAGCTCAGAAGTCTTgtgatcactgttattactcgggaagggtctctctgctctcaggTGGAGATCAGAAGTCAAGTGATCATTGTTATGACTTTGAAAGGGTCTCTCGCCTCTTGGGTGGCTCTGGTGGAGCTCAGAAGTCTTgtgatcactgttattactctggaagggtctctctgctctcaggTCTCTCTGGGTGAGGTCAGAAGTCATgtgatcactgttattactcgggaagggtctctctgctctcaggTCTCTCTGGGTGAGGTCAGAAGTCAATTGGTCACTGTTATTACACTGGAATGTTCTTTTTGCTCTCAGGTGCTCAGGGACGTCTGTGAGCTCCCTGTCACTTCTCTCACATGCAGTGCTCCCCTCCAGTGAGTCTCCTGCAGGGTCTCGCTGCTTCTTATCTGAATCCTGCTGCCGTTGGCTCGTTTCTTCACCATCAAACCAGTGGGAAAGATTCTCACAGACATTTTCTGACCGCCTAGGAATTAGTTCCAGCGCAGGTGAATGTTCTTTTTGATTTGTGGCCTTCTCTTCTTGTACGATCTTATCTACTGGATACAAAAAGAAGGCATTAATCAAAAATCAAATGGTACAAACttaccaggtcattcatcaaaatgtgtcaGGGCCTGAACGCACGTGAAGACAGCTAGAGAGAGTGCATCGTACAAATTAACTCCTCTTGTtctacctttcattgattcaaatgatagaaattcttcagcgATTTCAAATGTGTTAATTCCTTTGTGTATGCAACACCCCACCCCAACCCAAACTGCCCATCTACAATgctagattatatatatatatatatatatagtcctcgctctctctctctcccctcccaagaGGCAGCTGGTATATATATAAACCAAATAGCGTGCCACGCTTAAATCAACATGCATTGAGATACTGTATCGCACTTTGAGAACATTGCCTAGGCGGAAGATAGGAAATTagcttaactacaccttttctttttttgttcgcaggcgctatttctgctatatttttagcattttgatgaatctcaGCCTTTGCTGTTCACCTTTGCAAGAGTAGTTTACCAGATGGCAGTGTCAGCAGCCCCATTACCACTTATGGTGTCATTGGTCCATGGTTGTGAGTGGATCTTCCTCCTCGGCTGCAAAAGAATTCACTCATTCTGAGAAGGCTGACtaggtggggggttttttctccTTCTCAGCAACCAGAGGAGCTGCTGCAGTGGTCATCCTGGCTTTAGCTTGCCTTCACCAGAGAGGGCTGAACAAGAATCCTCTCTGATGCATTTCTGAAACGCCCTGACCACACATCCCCCCTTCTGAAGGATGGCTCCTACTTGAAATTTGTTGAGAAAATGGGCAGGTCCTTGCTCTGAAGTGATGGGGTTACTGCAAATTCTGGACATACTGTCGGAAACAGCAGCTCTTTCAACTCCTGCTGTCCTGGATGCTTTGCAGATGAAAATGTGAAAACCCCCCATTTCTAGCCAAAAGCGGCCGGAAAGCTCGTTCTCAAGCATAGGATACAAAATTCTCTAaggctgtggagtggtccaactCCTGCACCAATCAGTGACAGAGACAGCCTTAAAAAGGCAAAACAAATCAAAGTTTCAAACACTTGTCATGACAAACAGAAAGGACGAgagagaggcagacagagaggtacattgatgagactttcagggacatagtagccaagtccaaactccagtctggcaggccctgtgctgccttggatcagaaaggtctcccagttggagaacattatcctggtgtagcaggaagtgatcctgtagcaaggacctgctctccaggtgatgcgttgtcctctcgcactgaggacaagtctcctaggcccactgcccaggagagaagggttaggtcggccgtcatagttggtgattcgattattaggaatgtagatagctgggtggctggtgtgcgtgaggatcgcctggtaacatgcctacctggtgcgaaggtggtggacctcaagcgtcacctagataggattttagacagtgctggggaggagccggctgtcatggtacatgtgggcatcaacgacacaggaaaatgtgagagggaggttctggaagccaaatttaggctcttaagtagaaagcttaaatccagaacctccagggtagcattctctgaaatgctctctgttctaTGTTATgatgttagctgaataagtttatctgactaattttAGGAATGCACCTGGCCATCCTAAAGTCAGCTGGCTATGTTAGTCTCATAATATCAAAAAATAgtgttattcagctaactcagcTGGCTAAGCAGGTCTGGTGCAAGAGGATTTGGCGCCTCAGATGAATCTTCGGTCATTCGACCCCTGCCCCCAACTTTCCTCCAGCGTagcactccctcctaccagtggcaatggctccggcacagcgctccctcctaccagtggcaatggctccggcacagcgctccctcctaccagtggcagtggctccggcacagcgctccctcctaccagtggcagtggctccggcacagcgctccctcccaccagtggcagtggctccggcacagcgctccctcccaccagtggcagtggctccggcacagcgctccctcctaccagtggcagtggctccggcacagcgctccctcccaccagtggcagtggctccggcacagcgctccctcccaccAGTGGCACTGGCTCCGGCACAGAGCTCCCTCCCACCAGTGGCACTGGCTCCGGCACAGAGCTCCCTcccaccagtggcagtggctccggcacagcgctccctcctaccagtggcagtggctccggcacagcgctccctcccaccagtggcagtggctccggcacagcgctccctcccaacagtggcagtggctccagcacagcgctccctcccaccagtggcagtggctccggcacagcgctccctcctacaagtggcagtggctccggcacagcgctccctcccaccagtggcagtggctccggcacagcgctccctcccaccAGTGGCACTGGCTCCGGCACAGAGCTCCCTCCCACCAGTGGCACTGGTTCCGGCACAgagctcccttctttggtggcacTGGTtctggcacagcgctcccttctttggtggcagtggctccggcacagcgctccctcccaccagtggcagtggctccggcacagcgctcccttctttggtggcacTGGTtccggcacagcgctccctcccaccagtggcagtggctccggtacagcgctcccttctttggtggcagtggctccggtacagcgctcccttctttggtggcagtggctccagcacagcgctcccttctttggtggcagtggctccggtacagcgctcccttctttggtggcagtggctccagcacagcgctcccttctttggtggcagtggctccggcacagcactcccttctttggtggcagtggctccagcacagcgctcccttctttggtggcagtggctccggcacagcactcccttctttggtggcagtggctccggcacagcgctcccttctttggtggcagtggctccggtacagcgctcccttctttggtggcagtggctccagcacagcgctcccttctttggtggcagtggctccggcacagcgctcccttctttggtggcagtggctccggcacagcgctcccttctttggtggcagtggctccagcacagcgctcccttctttggtggcagtgactccagcacagcgctcccttctttggtggcacTGGTtctggcacagcgctcccttctttggtggcagtggctctggcacagcgctcccttctttggtggcagtggctctggcacagcgctcccttctttggtggcagtggttctggcacagcgctcccttctttggtggcagtggttctggcacagcgctcccttctttggtggcagtggctccggcacagtgctccctcctaccagtggcagtagctctggcacagtgctccctcccaccagtggcagtggctccggtacagcgctcccttctttggtggcagtggctccggtacagcgctcccttctttggtggcagtggctccagcacagcgctcccttctttggtggcagtggctctggcacagcactcccttctttggtggcagtggctccggcacagcgctcccttctttggtggcacTGGTtctggcacagcgctcccttctttggtggcagtggctctggcacagcgctcccttctttggtggcagtggctctggcacagcgctcccttctttggtggcagtggttctggcacagcgctcccttctttggtggcagtggttctggcacagcgctcccttctttggtggcagtggctccggcacagtgctccctcctaccagtggcagtagctctggcacagtgctccctcccaccagtggcagtggctccggtacagcgctcccttctttggtggcagtggctccggtacagcgctcccttctttggtggcagtggctccagcacagcgctcccttctttggtggcagtggctctggcacagcactcccttctttggtggcagtggctccggcacagcgctcccttctttggtggcagtggctccagcacagcgctcccttctttggtggcagtggctccggtacagcgctcccttctttggtggcagtggctccagcacagcgctcccttctttggtggcagtgactctggcacagcgctcccttctttggtggcagtggctccggcacagcgctcccttctttggtggcacTGGTtctggcacagcgctcccttctttggtggcagtggctccggtacagcgctcccttctttggtggcagtggctccagcacagcgctcccttctttggtggcagtgactctggcacagcgctcccttctttggtggcagtggctccggcacagcgctcccttctttggtggcacTGGTtctggcacagcgctcccttctttggtggcagtggctctggcacagcgctcccttctttggtggcagtggctctggcacagcgctcccttctttggtggcagtggctctggtacagcgctcccttctttggtggcagtggttctggcacagcgctcccttctttggtggcagtggctccggcacagcgctccctcctaccaatggcagtggctccggcacagcgctcccttctttggtggcagtggctccggcacagcgctcccttctttggtggcagtggctccggcacagcgctcccttctttggtggcagtggctccggcacagcgctcccttctttggtggcagtggctccagcacagcgctcccttctttggtggcacTGGTtctggcacagcgctcccttctttggtggcagtggctctggtacagcgctcccttctttggtggcagtggctctggtacagcgctcccttctttggtggcagtggctctggtacagcgctcccttctttggtggcagtggctctggtacagcgctcccttctttggtggcagtggctctggtacagcgctcccttctttggtggcagtggctctggTACAGCGCTTCCTtctttggtggcagtggctctggtacagcgctcccttctttggtggcagtggctccagcacagcgctcccttctttggtggcagtggctccggcacagcgctcccttctttggtggcagtggctccggcacagcgctcccttctttggtggcagtggctctggtacagcgctcccttctttggtggcagttgctccggcacagcgctcccttctttggtggcagtggctccggcacagcgctcccttctttggtggcacTGGTTCTAGCACCGCGCCCCTCTGGGCCTCGTGCTGGTGGAATTTTGCCACCTCCAAAACTTTGTTGCTGTaagcgactgcctagtttgcctggTGGAAGCAAAGTCTAATTTGGTCAGACCGGCGGATTTTTAAATCCCATgatttgtccggctaagtccaGGGCTTATTAGATGAACCCCTGTCAATATTAACCTCAATGTGAACTTCAAACTCGGCAGGAGCCTTATACTCAATGTAATGCATAGCATTGCTCTACTGCTCATTAGTACTTTACAATGCATTCATTTCCTTACTCTGTATAGATTTTATTACTCACCGATAACCTGCAATATCCCCTATCACTCTGCACGATATTTACTAACACTCACCGGAGTGTGAGCGAGCGACATCTCTCTCCCCCGATTCCTGAGGATCTTGGACACTTAGCTCTTCCTCTTGTTCAGTCTTTGATAATACGTCCAGATTGACCCTTTCATGACCTGTTtccagcaatttaaaaaaaaatgtagaacaaAGTtatatttctctagcttataagtTTCTCCTGCAAACCGTGCTGCCCACCCTGGCTGAACtcctatgattttttttgttttagtcaGTCTTATTCAATTCAGATCACTATTCGGAGTGTCTAACTTAGTCAACCAAAATTTAGCTGCCAAGTTAAGCTTATTTCCAGCTAAATCTAGCCAGCTCCATCACAGGCACCTAAGCCTAGCCGGCAGGCGCTATCAATGAGTGCCATCCAGTGAAGTTCATGCTTGCCAGTGGTCTATCAGAGCTGCTGGCAGAGCCCCCTGGACGGATGAGGGAGGCTTCCTGCCAAATCggctggaggaaaggagataaCCGTTTGAGGGTCTAAGTGGTGTTAGATGGGGAAAGCAAGGAGACAAATTACAGTTTGCAGATGGGTGAAAGCAAGGATAGAGGGGTTCGGGTGTCCTCCTCCACTGAAGTCCCATCGTGACCTGCCATGACCCTGCCACAAGCTGTGAGCCCCAGACTTGCCACCAGGCTCAGATCTACCATGCTCCTTACTCTTCCTCCTAAAACACTGTCAGTCAAATGTGACGAATATCTCAGCAGCTCACGGGACCCATTCGTACCAGTGACCCCTGGGAAGTGATACTAAGCAGGGCCACTCAGATCTCAGTGCAGGGCTCTGCTGCCCTCCTTTCTACAGGAGATCTAAAGCCCTTTCTGCATCTTCTACCCCTCAGTAAAGAGCTCTAAACCTGCAGAAGAGTT is from Rhinatrema bivittatum chromosome 2, aRhiBiv1.1, whole genome shotgun sequence and encodes:
- the LOC115085857 gene encoding zinc finger protein 658-like isoform X1, with the translated sequence MVRARAAPLLSMLGGCRRWHPASRLPLLSHPSCFSPRGEAAGGGQVSAFAFLSAPRPLLSPKPIMWNRKGKWDSRPSLGAGRKGSAPSSVQPLAEPPGAGRALDPLQPRTLGSLWMVLVRLEATMSSKLERIQGEISSLELRSGTQEKEISAQAKRLQALENKVPVTFEDIAVSFSQEEWGYLDEGQKELYREVMKENYETLSSLEKGRARNNPDLLPRIQEEEERNVQDPEASGGREGHERVNLDVLSKTEQEEELSVQDPQESGERDVARSHSVDKIVQEEKATNQKEHSPALELIPRRSENVCENLSHWFDGEETSQRQQDSDKKQRDPAGDSLEGSTACERSDRELTDVPEHLRAKRTFQCNNSDQLTSDLTQRDLRAERPFPSNNSDHMTSDLTQRDLRAERPFQSNNSDHKTSELHQSHPRGERPFQSHNNDHLTSDLHLRAERPFPSNNSDHKTSELHQRAERPFQSNNSAQMTSELHKRHPRAERLFQSHNNDHLTSDLHLRAERPFQNNNSAQMTSELHKRHPRAERLFQSHNNDHLTSDLHLRAERPFPSNNSDHMTSDLPQRAERPFPSNNSDHMTSDLHQRAERPFQSNNSAQMTSELHKRHPRAERLFQSHNSAHMNSSLYQRGLSAERPFQIHNSDQMTSDLLQRHLRTERPLQSNSGHMTSTLHQRHLRVEGSFHSKGDRMTFDLLQKHQRSERSCQNNDSNQMASDLHQRDLREERPFQNTNSDKVSSDPHQRQLESERTFQNDNSDQITLDPQQTGGKEKKSFLCDTCRRSFDRKYSLFLHQRTHTGERPFPCSLCGKCFKQKLSLKLHQRIHTLEKPFLCTECKKTFSHKESLAIHQKTHSEKKPFICSVCEKSFIYLAHLKGHQKSHMEEKPFKCTECDKSFIFLSHLKIHQRIHTGEKPFTCTECSKSFVQLGHLKIHQRIHTGEKPFTCTQCDKNFLSRADLKRHQRIHTGERPYTCCECNQSFTRLTYLKRHQMIHMR
- the LOC115085857 gene encoding zinc finger protein 184-like isoform X2 — encoded protein: MVRARAAPLLSMLGGCRRWHPASRLPLLSHPSCFSPRGEAAGGGQVSAFAFLSAPRPLLSPKPIMWNRKGKWDSRPSLGAGRKGSAPSSVQPLAEPPGAGRALDPLQPRTLGSLWMVLVRLEATMSSKLERIQGEISSLELRSGTQEKEISAQAKRLQALENKVPVTFEDIAVSFSQEEWGYLDEGQKELYREVMKENYETLSSLEKGRARNNPDLLPRIQEEEERNVQDPEASGGREGHERVNLDVLSKTEQEEELSVQDPQESGERDVARSHSDKIVQEEKATNQKEHSPALELIPRRSENVCENLSHWFDGEETSQRQQDSDKKQRDPAGDSLEGSTACERSDRELTDVPEHLRAKRTFQCNNSDQLTSDLTQRDLRAERPFPSNNSDHMTSDLTQRDLRAERPFQSNNSDHKTSELHQSHPRGERPFQSHNNDHLTSDLHLRAERPFPSNNSDHKTSELHQRAERPFQSNNSAQMTSELHKRHPRAERLFQSHNNDHLTSDLHLRAERPFQNNNSAQMTSELHKRHPRAERLFQSHNNDHLTSDLHLRAERPFPSNNSDHMTSDLPQRAERPFPSNNSDHMTSDLHQRAERPFQSNNSAQMTSELHKRHPRAERLFQSHNSAHMNSSLYQRGLSAERPFQIHNSDQMTSDLLQRHLRTERPLQSNSGHMTSTLHQRHLRVEGSFHSKGDRMTFDLLQKHQRSERSCQNNDSNQMASDLHQRDLREERPFQNTNSDKVSSDPHQRQLESERTFQNDNSDQITLDPQQTGGKEKKSFLCDTCRRSFDRKYSLFLHQRTHTGERPFPCSLCGKCFKQKLSLKLHQRIHTLEKPFLCTECKKTFSHKESLAIHQKTHSEKKPFICSVCEKSFIYLAHLKGHQKSHMEEKPFKCTECDKSFIFLSHLKIHQRIHTGEKPFTCTECSKSFVQLGHLKIHQRIHTGEKPFTCTQCDKNFLSRADLKRHQRIHTGERPYTCCECNQSFTRLTYLKRHQMIHMR